The Leishmania mexicana MHOM/GT/2001/U1103 complete genome, chromosome 32 genome has a window encoding:
- a CDS encoding h1 histone-like protein: MFRFTLRALARKAPAKAGSRISAAAGATAAFHTASAAPQTAVSIPPIPGVRSVRAFRTQKMEALQPPPVAAAGKKAPAAKGSKHPKAALNSRPSKKVKLPKKAAVPVKAQQAKQVKHSKQVKAPKSAAKEISKKAKSAKAGK, encoded by the coding sequence ATGTTCCGCTTCACGCTCCGCGCCCTCGCCCGCAAGGCTCCCGCCAAAGCTGGCAGCAGGAtctcagctgctgcgggtgcCACAGCTGCCTTCCACACGGCGTCGGCTGCCCCTCAGACTGCGGTGAGCATTCCGCCGATTCCtggcgtgcgcagcgtccGTGCGTTCCGCACACAGAAGATGGAAGCGTTGCAGCCGCCgcccgtcgccgctgcaggtaAGAAGGCCCCCGCCGCCAAAGGTTCTAAGCACCCCAAGGCAGCCTTGAATTCTCGCCCGTCGAAGAAGGTCAAGTTGCCGAAGAAGGCCGCCGTGCCAGtgaaggcgcagcaggcgaagcAGGTGAAGCACTCAAAGCAGGTCAAGGCGCCGAAGAGCGCCGCCAAGGAGATCTCCAAGAAGGCCAAGTCCGCCAAAGCGGGCAAGTAA
- a CDS encoding ABC transporter family-like protein, with translation MRLTGAPWFVIPLATVTAVRVVTAIVNLSNRRELRLRAGSRAARDAESLINAVVHLADNTGGGAHPSTENAMATAIDLNTTHRRIEVSQARLRSLSWGLLPLFDCYAVACRCGTVPDAVKADVWNCLCAVVEAHLQAYVSASGPSAIVSEVATALAMCEVLLGQRYHVTRFLEAPLTSSRLLLGTPPRHLLAEAVRKNRDESCTMRSLALFARLLHNACTPSEKALLALLAVVNITYISRLMCTTSSAAVPSALRYTIDALNEATTAGAAQLCTWRRFVVQVVTSAPGRMLASATLGAVVSHLFSSAKEAASDAVLRRFHMTLKMDTLLALTRFDFVADAHWPLPGRVYSALGVVTNFSFADVDRLLDVVAERVQRCRTVWRFPVACMVGWLTRQGLDWLQRCWTRACLMTSFVACYGAAEQGCCAAPRERVGGAECRFSLPLCRAHYGLQILLLAAVSPSDTASASSAAVQCLAEHTRWPLSPRPCLRATQQVLRAVSTPDGAVEVLGARYDAVRELCASPAEEAQAPAPFAATLNLRRASGDGLFVPPSWPSVLAMDLVTLGGDVLEDVMNKVFSSSNGVPIMAAVAATEAQSRAQHGTTSLSSADAVAAVYDVARVVDSGAVFVVPPARPWTLVSSFQFDVQTAQLHYDEHEAYAQSMATLVHVQHTHQPALDGQPWVHYSTPPSLLRPRNDTSAAWRVTFDHVSFRYPDTEHDVLHDITFDVAAGGFLGIVGYSGAGKSTLLLLLSRVYAPTRGHIRINGHPIECIPPRALRRRLGNCWQGDRDTCFLEGISVERNVAYGNLAAACGDAITAALQQACIDTAVAARPSGLREPLRCSEWSGGEVARLMLARAFMVPADDAGVYIFDECTNGIDSVTEAKLFSRNLCRQRNTTRVMVSHRLASVRAADEILVLAHGRIVERGTWTQLLRGDNDSLFCTLYRAQAVC, from the coding sequence ATGAGGCTCACCGGCGCGCCGTGGTTCGTCATCCCACTTGCCACCGTCACGGCAGTCAGAGTGGTGACGGCGATCGTGAACCTCAGCAACCGTCGCGAACTGAGGCTGCGGGCTGGCTCGAGAGCTGCACGTGATGCCGAGTCTCTTATTAACGCGGTTGTACACCTCGCCGACaacaccggcggcggcgcccaCCCCTCAACCGAGAAtgcgatggcgacggccATTGACCTGAACACGACACACCGGCGCATCGAGGTGTCCCAGGCACGGCTACGCAGTCTCAGCTGGGGTTTACTTCCCCTCTTTGACTGCTACGCtgtggcgtgccgctgcggtacGGTTCCAGATGCGGTGAAGGCGGATGTGTGGAACTGCCTCTGCGCCGTTGTGGAAGCGCACTTACAGGCGTACGTCAGCGCCAGTGGTCCATCAGCAATCGTCTCTGAGGTTGCAACTGCCCTGGCGATGTGCGAGGTGCTTCTCGGACAGCGCTACCATGTGACGCGCTTCCTGGAGGCCCCGCTGACGTCGTCTCGTCTGCTGCTCGGCACACCTCCGCGGCATCTTctggcagaggcggtgcgcaaAAATCGTGACGAGAGCTGTACCAtgcgctctctcgccctcttcgcACGTCTCCTCCATAACGCCTGCACTCCTTCTGAGAAGGCGCTTCTCGCCCTCCTTGCCGTCGTTAACATCACGTACATCTCGAGATTGATGTGCACGACGTCgtctgcagcggtgccatcGGCGCTCCGCTACACCATAGACGCCCTCAATGAAGCCACAACggccggcgcagcacagctTTGCACGTGGAGGCGCTTTGTCGTGCAGGTGGTAACTTCGGCACCGGGGCGCATGTTAGCCAGCGCCACCCTCGGTGCCGTCGTCTCGCATCTCTTCAGCTCGGCCAAGGAGGCCGCATCagacgccgtgctgcgccgcttccacATGACCCTCAAGATGGACACACTGCTGGCGCTCACGCGCTTCGACTTTGTTGCGGACGCACATTGGCCCCTGCCAGGCCGCGTCTACAGCGCACTTGGCGTGGTCACCAACTTCTCCTTCGCGGACGTTGACCGCTTGCTAGATGTGGTGGCGGAGCGAGTGCAGCGATGCCGCACCGTGTGGCGGTTTCCGGTGGCATGCATGGTGGGGTGGCTGACGCGTCAAGGGCTGGActggctgcagcggtgctggaCGCGTGCCTGTCTGATGACGTCGTTTGTGGCGTGCTACGGAGCCGCCGAGCAggggtgctgcgcggccCCACGCGAGCGggtcggcggcgccgagtGTCGCTTCTCACTGCCCCTGTGCCGTGCGCATTACGGCCTCCAAATCCTTCTACTTGCTGCTGTATCTCCCTCTGACACGGCATCCGCATCATCTGCTGCGGTACAGTGCTTGGCGGAGCACACTCGCTGGCCACTGTCGCCGCGCCCCTGCCTCCGGGCAACACAGCAGGTGTTGCGCGCCGTCTCCACTCCCGACGGGGCTGTCGAAGTTCTCGGTGCTCGGTACGACGCCGTACGCGAGCTCTGTGCATCCcctgcggaggaggcgcaagCCCCGGCCCCCTTTGCCGCCACATTGAATTTGCGGCGTGCCAGCGGAGACGGTCTGTTTGTGCCACCGAGTTGGCCGTCAGTCTTGGCGATGGACTTGGTGACCCTTGGCGGCGACGTTCTGGAAGACGTCATGAACAAGGTGTTCTCAAGCAGCAACGGCGTCCCGATAATGGCAGCTGTTGCCGCGACTGAGGCTCAGTCGCGTGCGCAGCACGGCACAACATCGCTGTCGTCAGCGGATGCTGTGGCGGCCGTCTACGATGTGGCCAGGGTGGtggacagcggcgccgtgttcgtcgtgccgccggcgcggccgtGGACGCTGGTGTCGTCCTTCCAGTTTGACGTGCAAACGGCTCAGTTGCATTATGACGAGCACGAAGCGTACGCGCAGAGCATGGCAACCCttgtgcacgtgcagcacacgcatcaACCCGCGCTCGACGGACAGCCGTGGGTGCACTACAGCACACCCCCTTCCTTGCTGCGTCCCCGCAACGACACCAGTGCTGCCTGGCGTGTGACGTTCGATCACGTTTCCTTCCGCTACCCAGACACAGAGCATGACGTCCTGCACGACATCACTTTCGACGTTGCAGCCGGTGGCTTTCTCGGCATCGTAGGCTACAGTGGGGCGGGGAAGAgtacgctgctgctcctcctttCACGCGTGTACGCGCCGACGCGAGGACATATCCGCATAAACGGCCACCCGATCGAGTGCAtcccgccgcgcgcgcttcgccgccgacTGGGGAACTGCTGGCAAGGCGACCGGGACACCTGCTTCTTGGAAGGGATAAGCGTGGAGCGCAACGTGGCGTACGGCAACCTCGCGGCAGCTTGTGGCGACGCCATCACCGCGGCCCTCCAACAGGCCTGCATCGATACAGCGGTTGCCGCGCGTCCCAGCGGGTTGAGGgagccgctgcggtgcagcgaatggagtggcggcgaggtggcACGACTCATGCTGGCTCGTGCGTTTATGGTGCCTGCAGACGACGCTGGTGTGTACATATTCGACGAATGCACCAACGGCATTGACTCGgtgacggaggcgaagcTGTTTTCACGCAACCTCTGTCGACAGAGGAACACCACGCGCGTCATGGTGTCACATCGCCTAGCGtcggtgcgcgcggcggacGAGATTCTCGTTCTCGCACATGGACGCATTGTAGAGCGAGGCACCTGGACGCAGCTTCTCCGCGGTGACAACGACTCTCTCTTCTGCACCCTCTACCGTGCACAGGCAGTGTGCTGA
- a CDS encoding putative fatty acid desaturase yields MKSVLKAGLKKDVDVRVPSSELTIKQIQDQIPAKYFERSAVWSMFYVLRDICQLLVVYCIMYRAVMPALAGLESRVYEAAGASWESWALVSAVKLAAWNVFWFVQGLNGTAVWVLAHECGHQAFSPYRSLNNAVGLLLHSSVLVPYHSWRITHGNHHKHTNHLTKDTVFVPRKESKVIDLVEETPLVMVSKMLIMFIFGWPGYLLFNVASQEYGRRVNHFEPSSPLFRKEDAHDVVLSDIGIFAALAVLGLCTYQYGAHNVFCWYVVPYMWVNFWLLYITYLQHTDIRIPHYNHEHWTFVRGAVAAVDRDYGFLMNSWLHHINDSHVVHHLFSQMPFYHAIEVTRHHIKAILGDNYVEDRRPLIDALCTSWKECAYVVPSEGVSVFYGFNKKRA; encoded by the coding sequence ATGAAGTCCGTCTTGAAGGCTGGCTTGAAGAAGGACGTCGACGTCAGGGTGCCGTCGTCGGAGCTCACCATCAAGCAGATCCAGGACCAAATCCCCGCCAAGTACTTTGAGCGCTCGGCGGTGTGGAGCATGTTCTACGTTCTCCGCGACATCtgccagctgctcgtggtgtACTGCATCATGTACCGCGCGGTGATGCCAGCGCTAGCCGGTCTTGAAAGCCGTGTGTACGAAGCTGCTGGCGCCAGCTGGGAAAGCTGGGCGCTCGTCAGCGCCGTGAAGCTGGCTGCGTGGAACGTGTTTTGGTTCGTGCAGGGCCTCAACGGCACTGCTGTGTGGGTGCTCGCCCACGAGTGCGGTCACCAGGCCTTCAGCCCGTACCGTTCGCTGAACAACGCAGTTGGCCTTCTCCTCCACTCATCCGTTCTCGTCCCGTACCACAGCTGGCGCATCACCCACGGCAACCaccacaaacacacaaacCACCTCACCAAGGACACGGTGTTTGTGCCGCGCAAGGAGAGCAAGGTGATCGACCTCGTTGAGGAGACGCCGCTGGTGATGGTCAGTAAAATGCTGATCATGTTTATTTTTGGCTGGCCAGGGTACCTGTTATTCAATGTGGCAAGCCAGGAATACGGTCGCCGCGTCAACCACTTCGAGCCTTCGTCGCCGCTCTTTCGCAAGGAGGACGCGCACGATGTTGTGCTGTCTGACATCGGCATcttcgccgccctcgccgttTTGGGTCTCTGCACCTACCAGTACGGCGCCCACAACGTATTTTGCTGGTACGTCGTGCCGTACATGTGGGTGAACTTTTGGCTGCTCTACATCACCTACCTCCAGCACACCGACATCCGCATTCCGCATTACAACCACGAGCACTGGACGTTtgtgcgcggcgccgtcgcggcagTGGACCGCGACTACGGCTTCCTCATGAACAGCTGGCTGCACCACATCAACGACTCTCACGTCGTGCACCACCTCTTCAGCCAGATGCCCTTCTACCACGCGATCGAGGTAACGCGCCACCACATCAAAGCCATCCTTGGAGACAACTACGTGGAGGACAGGCGCCCGCTCATTGACGCGCTCTGCACAAGCTGGAAGGAGTGCGCCTACGTTGTCCCCTCCGAGGGCGTCAGCGTGTTTTACGGCTTCAACAAGAAGCGCGCGTAA